One segment of Alphaproteobacteria bacterium DNA contains the following:
- the typA gene encoding translational GTPase TypA has translation MTQIRNIAIIAHVDHGKTTLVDTMLKQSGTFRTNQNVAERAMDSNDLERERGITILAKCTSLFWQDVRINIVDTPGHADFGGEVERILSMVDGVVVLVDAAEGPMPQTKFVLSKALKLGLRPIVVINKIDRQDARPEEVLEEIFDLFMALDANDDQLDFPIAYASGRGGWAVRDLTQDRVDIAPLFDLIISHVHAPKTIEDAPFSMLITTREYDSYLGRVLTGRIHSGTAKINMPVRVLNREGQIVETGRINKLLAFRGLERISIEQAEAGDIIALAGLEKATVAETIAAPEVTEALPGQPIDPPTLAMTFSINDSPLAGREGSKLTSRMLRDRLTKEAEGNVAIRVTETADKDAFEVAGRGELQLGVIIETMRREGFELSISRPRVLYQTDDAGNRLEPIEEIQIDVDDEFVGTVVESMNSRKSEMQDMRPSGGGKTRIIFFTPSRGLIGYHGQFLTETRGTGIMSRVFHEYGPFRGSIEGRRNGVLICNGSGETTAYSLNTLEDRGILFLDPGTQVYQGMIIGENSRENDLEVNPLKGKQLTNVRASGKDEAIRLTPPKIMTLEQAIAYIQDDERVEVTPKSIRLRKAVLDPNDRKRSERAAKG, from the coding sequence ATGACTCAAATTCGCAATATTGCCATTATCGCTCACGTTGACCATGGGAAAACAACACTTGTGGATACCATGCTGAAGCAAAGTGGTACATTTCGAACCAATCAAAATGTGGCTGAGCGTGCCATGGATTCCAACGACTTAGAACGCGAGCGTGGTATAACGATTTTAGCAAAATGTACCTCATTATTTTGGCAAGATGTTCGCATTAACATTGTTGATACGCCGGGCCACGCGGACTTTGGTGGTGAAGTTGAGCGCATTTTGTCAATGGTAGATGGCGTGGTTGTCCTAGTGGATGCCGCTGAGGGCCCTATGCCTCAAACAAAATTTGTATTAAGTAAAGCCCTAAAACTTGGATTACGTCCTATTGTGGTGATCAATAAGATTGATCGTCAAGACGCGCGTCCTGAAGAAGTACTAGAAGAAATTTTTGACCTTTTTATGGCTTTGGATGCCAATGATGACCAATTGGATTTCCCGATAGCCTATGCTTCCGGTCGTGGTGGATGGGCTGTTCGAGATTTGACTCAAGATCGTGTTGATATTGCCCCTCTATTTGATCTCATCATTAGCCATGTACACGCTCCCAAAACGATAGAAGATGCTCCTTTTTCTATGTTGATTACTACTCGGGAATATGATTCCTACTTAGGTCGTGTTCTCACGGGGCGTATTCATTCAGGAACAGCGAAAATTAATATGCCTGTCCGCGTTCTCAATCGAGAAGGACAAATCGTAGAAACAGGACGTATCAATAAATTACTTGCCTTTAGGGGACTTGAACGTATTTCCATTGAGCAAGCAGAAGCTGGAGATATTATTGCCTTAGCGGGACTAGAAAAAGCAACGGTTGCAGAAACTATTGCGGCCCCAGAAGTTACGGAAGCTTTGCCCGGCCAACCAATTGATCCCCCGACCTTAGCTATGACATTTTCTATAAATGACTCTCCTCTTGCTGGAAGAGAAGGAAGCAAACTTACCTCCCGTATGTTAAGGGATCGGTTAACAAAAGAAGCAGAAGGAAACGTGGCTATTCGTGTCACGGAAACTGCAGATAAAGATGCTTTTGAAGTCGCAGGTCGTGGTGAATTACAGCTTGGTGTTATTATCGAGACTATGCGTCGCGAAGGTTTCGAACTTTCCATTAGTCGTCCTCGCGTTCTCTACCAAACTGACGACGCTGGAAATCGTCTAGAACCCATCGAAGAAATTCAAATTGATGTGGATGATGAGTTTGTTGGCACCGTTGTAGAGAGTATGAATTCCCGCAAATCCGAAATGCAAGATATGCGTCCTTCTGGTGGTGGCAAAACACGCATTATTTTCTTTACGCCCTCTCGAGGATTAATAGGATATCACGGACAATTCCTGACTGAAACGCGGGGAACTGGCATTATGAGCCGAGTTTTTCATGAATACGGACCCTTTCGAGGTTCAATTGAAGGTCGCCGAAATGGGGTACTTATCTGTAATGGAAGTGGAGAAACAACCGCCTATTCATTAAATACTTTGGAAGATCGAGGTATCTTATTTCTGGATCCCGGCACGCAAGTTTATCAGGGAATGATCATTGGTGAAAATAGCCGTGAGAATGACCTGGAGGTGAATCCCCTGAAAGGCAAACAACTTACCAACGTTCGAGCATCCGGAAAAGATGAGGCTATTCGTTTAACGCCTCCAAAAATTATGACTTTAGAACAAGCGATTGCCTATATTCAAGACGATGAGCGCGTGGAAGTTACACCCAAAAGCATACGCTTGCGCAAAGCTGTCTTGGATCCTAACGATCGAAAAAGATCAGAACGCGCTGCTAAAGGTTAA
- a CDS encoding EVE domain-containing protein yields MQYWLIKTEPSTWSWNDQVTKKTTLWDGVRNYQASNNLKAMKMGDHCFFYHSVSDRQIVGIVEVIRTYHPDPSDETGRFGMVEVKAVRALKNPVSLDVIKNEPRLAHLSLVRQSRLSVMPIDKPAWTLILQMGDTV; encoded by the coding sequence ATGCAGTATTGGTTGATCAAAACAGAACCCTCTACCTGGTCTTGGAATGATCAAGTAACAAAAAAAACGACCTTGTGGGATGGTGTGCGAAATTATCAAGCATCCAACAATCTAAAGGCCATGAAAATGGGTGATCACTGTTTTTTTTATCATTCGGTGAGTGATCGTCAAATTGTAGGTATAGTTGAAGTCATCCGAACATATCATCCAGATCCTTCCGACGAAACCGGGCGATTTGGAATGGTTGAAGTTAAAGCCGTCAGGGCTTTAAAAAATCCAGTAAGTCTAGATGTCATTAAGAATGAGCCCCGGTTGGCTCACCTATCTCTTGTTCGCCAATCTCGCTTGTCAGTCATGCCCATTGATAAGCCAGCTTGGACACTTATCCTACAAATGGGGGATACGGTATGA
- a CDS encoding glycosyltransferase, with amino-acid sequence MVKKQQTNLSSIFILTRSLNVGGAERQVSVLAKALHKKGYKVTICVFYSGGALEEGLLQSGVSIYSLHKKGRWDLLGWFSRYLKAIRVVNPDVVYSFLTTSNIVAILGRVFVSKPVVWGIRASNMKFSSYDWLAGLSAWFERKLSRYVQTIIFNSWFSRNYHESLGYFLNHAVVIPNGIDTETFKVDLNSRKAIRYQLGIPEDAMVVGMLARVDPMKDYETYVMAFRALCSEYKNLYFIAAGAGTDTALWSSVSPQFLRLGIWKDVCGLLNALDIMVLCSAFGEGFSNSLGEAMACGIPTVATDVGDAAFIVGDQGVIIPPQNPQALIEAIKFQMKQLPSKDEIRNRILEKFSVSQMVDQTLKTLTDATVSS; translated from the coding sequence ATGGTGAAAAAACAACAAACAAACCTGTCATCGATATTTATTCTAACCCGTTCTTTAAACGTTGGAGGTGCTGAACGGCAAGTCAGTGTTTTGGCTAAAGCGCTTCATAAAAAAGGCTATAAGGTTACTATTTGTGTGTTTTATTCTGGAGGCGCTCTGGAAGAAGGCCTGCTGCAATCCGGTGTTTCAATTTATTCCCTTCATAAAAAAGGTCGATGGGATCTTTTGGGATGGTTTAGTCGCTACTTGAAGGCGATTCGAGTTGTAAATCCTGATGTTGTTTATAGTTTTCTGACCACGTCAAATATTGTCGCAATATTGGGGAGAGTTTTTGTTTCTAAACCCGTCGTTTGGGGAATTCGGGCTTCAAATATGAAATTTAGTAGCTATGATTGGCTTGCGGGCCTTTCAGCCTGGTTTGAACGAAAGCTTTCGCGTTATGTGCAGACCATCATTTTTAATTCATGGTTTAGCAGAAATTATCATGAATCCTTAGGCTATTTTTTAAATCATGCAGTTGTCATACCCAATGGGATTGATACAGAAACATTTAAAGTTGATTTGAATTCAAGAAAAGCCATCCGTTATCAATTAGGCATACCCGAAGATGCTATGGTGGTTGGCATGCTGGCGCGTGTTGATCCCATGAAAGATTATGAGACATATGTGATGGCTTTCAGAGCTTTATGTTCTGAATATAAAAATCTCTATTTTATAGCTGCAGGTGCGGGGACAGATACAGCACTTTGGTCTTCTGTCTCTCCCCAATTTCTGAGATTAGGCATCTGGAAAGATGTTTGTGGATTACTTAATGCCCTAGATATTATGGTGTTATGTTCGGCTTTTGGAGAAGGATTTTCAAACAGTCTAGGTGAAGCTATGGCTTGTGGAATTCCAACTGTTGCTACAGATGTTGGGGATGCGGCTTTTATTGTTGGTGATCAAGGAGTGATCATTCCCCCCCAAAATCCGCAGGCACTTATTGAAGCGATAAAATTTCAAATGAAACAACTTCCCTCAAAAGATGAAATTCGCAATCGTATCCTTGAAAAATTTAGTGTGTCGCAAATGGTAGATCAAACTCTAAAAACTTTAACAGATGCGACGGTATCCTCATGA
- a CDS encoding NAD(P)-dependent glycerol-3-phosphate dehydrogenase, with translation MKKIYIIGAGSWGTALALTALRADKQNVTLITRQAKEASILSKTRINQTYLPNIPLPSALTVTHDLETLRDADIVLQVTPAQTIREICLDVQKHLPPTAPWVICSKGILLGGDKDEPQLLSKVSQDLLPNPIAVLSGPSFADEVGLNLPTAVTVACENEKIAKLIAGAFRHPHFRCYISDDPIGVQVAGAVKNILAIACGIVRGKGFGNNAAAALITRGLAEMRRLGLALGGKSDTFLGLSAVGDVTLTCSSEQSRNMRLGLALGQKGANVEKILKECSFIAEGVPTTAAVYKLSRALSIPMPLCQALYNLLYDHIPLDKVVDHILSHQSELEF, from the coding sequence ATGAAGAAAATCTACATTATTGGCGCGGGATCTTGGGGAACAGCCCTTGCATTAACCGCCTTACGCGCTGACAAACAGAATGTTACGCTCATAACGCGTCAAGCAAAAGAAGCTTCTATTCTCTCAAAAACCCGTATAAACCAAACTTACCTGCCAAATATTCCTCTTCCCTCAGCTCTTACAGTTACCCATGACCTTGAAACTCTTCGGGACGCAGATATTGTTCTTCAAGTCACACCTGCCCAAACAATCCGGGAGATCTGCCTTGATGTTCAAAAACATCTTCCCCCGACCGCACCGTGGGTAATTTGTTCCAAGGGAATATTGCTGGGGGGGGATAAGGATGAACCACAGTTATTATCTAAAGTCAGCCAAGACTTGCTTCCCAATCCCATAGCTGTTCTCTCAGGACCATCTTTTGCAGATGAGGTCGGCCTTAATCTTCCCACAGCCGTTACTGTGGCTTGCGAAAACGAGAAAATCGCCAAATTGATAGCCGGAGCATTCCGTCATCCTCATTTTCGGTGTTATATAAGCGATGATCCCATCGGTGTTCAAGTGGCCGGAGCCGTTAAAAATATTTTAGCGATCGCTTGTGGAATCGTCCGTGGAAAAGGATTTGGAAATAATGCAGCCGCAGCTCTCATTACACGAGGCCTTGCGGAAATGCGCCGGCTTGGACTTGCTCTTGGGGGAAAGAGTGATACATTTTTAGGACTATCCGCCGTGGGAGACGTAACATTGACGTGTTCAAGCGAACAATCTCGCAATATGCGTCTAGGATTAGCCCTTGGGCAAAAGGGGGCAAATGTGGAAAAAATTTTGAAAGAGTGCTCCTTTATTGCTGAAGGCGTACCCACCACGGCTGCAGTTTATAAATTATCCCGCGCTTTATCCATACCTATGCCCTTATGCCAAGCTCTATACAATCTCCTTTATGATCATATTCCTCTTGATAAAGTGGTAGATCATATTCTTTCTCACCAATCGGAATTGGAGTTCTAA
- the tsaD gene encoding tRNA (adenosine(37)-N6)-threonylcarbamoyltransferase complex transferase subunit TsaD, with protein sequence MIVLGIETSCDETAAAVVRDDRTILSNSLISQISGHQPYGGVVPENAARAHLDHLHPLIEKALKDADVTLDNLDGIAVTAGPGLIGGVLVGVMTAKAIAAAKNLPFIAVNHLEGHALTGRLTHDLPFPFLLLLISGGHCQFLEVTGVGQYRLLGSTIDDAVGEAFDKVARIFGLDYPGGPAVEKLAQKGNGKRFSLPRPLKGREGCDFSFSGLKTAVRMIAEKHTPLSPQDKADLAASFQEAIADCLEERALNAFKMLQAPCKHFVVAGGVAANAALRLRLSTLSTAHGFSFVAPPLELCTDNAAMIAWVGIEKLRLGQQDSLNFIPVPRWPLCASKNS encoded by the coding sequence ATGATCGTTTTGGGCATCGAAACCAGTTGTGATGAAACAGCTGCGGCTGTTGTTCGAGATGATCGAACCATTCTTTCTAATTCGCTAATATCTCAAATCTCAGGCCACCAACCTTATGGGGGGGTAGTTCCTGAAAACGCTGCCCGCGCTCATTTGGACCATCTCCATCCCCTCATTGAAAAAGCACTGAAAGATGCCGATGTTACCTTAGATAACCTCGATGGTATTGCCGTAACTGCGGGGCCCGGATTAATCGGGGGCGTCCTTGTCGGTGTTATGACAGCCAAAGCCATCGCAGCCGCAAAAAACCTTCCTTTTATCGCTGTCAACCATTTAGAAGGCCACGCATTAACGGGGCGACTCACCCATGATTTACCCTTTCCCTTTTTACTTCTTCTAATCTCGGGAGGGCATTGTCAATTTCTAGAAGTCACCGGCGTTGGGCAGTATCGATTATTAGGCTCAACAATTGACGATGCCGTTGGGGAGGCCTTTGATAAAGTCGCTCGTATTTTTGGATTAGACTATCCAGGAGGTCCTGCTGTAGAAAAGTTAGCCCAAAAGGGGAATGGCAAACGATTTTCCTTACCGCGCCCCCTAAAGGGTCGTGAGGGTTGCGACTTTTCCTTTTCTGGTCTTAAAACTGCCGTACGAATGATTGCTGAGAAACACACACCCTTATCCCCCCAAGATAAAGCCGATTTAGCCGCCAGTTTCCAAGAAGCTATCGCTGATTGTTTAGAAGAACGCGCCTTAAACGCTTTTAAAATGCTTCAAGCTCCTTGTAAACATTTTGTTGTTGCTGGGGGTGTCGCGGCTAATGCAGCCTTACGTTTAAGACTGTCTACCTTAAGTACAGCACATGGGTTCAGCTTTGTTGCACCCCCCTTAGAATTATGTACAGATAACGCGGCCATGATTGCCTGGGTTGGGATTGAAAAACTTCGATTGGGTCAACAAGACTCATTAAATTTTATCCCCGTTCCCCGCTGGCCTTTATGTGCTTCTAAAAATAGTTAA